In Quercus robur chromosome 11, dhQueRobu3.1, whole genome shotgun sequence, the following proteins share a genomic window:
- the LOC126706813 gene encoding tobamovirus multiplication protein 1-like isoform X2 — protein sequence MAWTPLRTKSFVVKDGEIIDNGGGVGLLFNWWDEIEESEQWQRGIYYALCVSYALVSFITLVQLLRIQLRVPEYGWTTQKVFHLMNFIVNGLRSVLFGLYKSVFLIRPKARSLPTNKLRPAYYVINGLIYIIQVCIWIFIRLSRSPVAVETAKLFFSVISFSVALGFLIYGGRLFVMLRHFPIESRGRQKKLYEVGFVTGICCTCFLIRCVMLAFSAFDKDTDFDILDHPILNLIYYLLVEIVPSALVLFILRKLPPRRVSDQYYPIR from the exons ATGGCATGGACGCCTTTGAGAACAAAGAGTTTTGTGGTTAAAGATGGAGAGATCATTGAcaatggtggtggtgttgggttATTGTTTAATTGGTGGGATGAGATTGAGGAGTCAGAACAATGGCAAAGAGGCATTTACTATGCTTTATGTGTATCTTATGCCTTGGTCTCCTTCATTACCCTG GTACAACTATTGCGCATTCAATTAAGAGTACCAGAATATGGGTGGACAACACAAAAGGTTTTCCACTTGATGAATTTTATTGTGAATGGAT TGAGGTCTGTCCTCTTTGGTCTCTACAAAAGTGTGTTCCTTATTAGACCCAAG GCAAGAAGCCTACCGACTAATAAGCTTAGGCCAGCTTATTATGTAATAAATGGACTTATATACATCATACAG GTGTGCATCTGGATATTCATAAGATTAAGCAGAAGTCCTGTTGCAGTGGAAACAGCTAAACTCTTCTTTTCAG TTATTTCATTTTCTGTTGCTCTCGGATTCTTGATATATGGTGGGAG GCTATTTGTCATGCTAAGGCATTTCCCGATTGAGTCTAGAGGTCGTCAGAAAAAGCTATATGAG GTTGGCTTTGTCACAGGAATTTGTTGTACTTGTTTCTTGATAAGATGCGTTATG CTTGCTTTCTCAGCATTTGACAAGGATACAGATTTTGATATTCTGGATCATCCCATCCTGAACCTAATATATTACCTG TTGGTAGAGATTGTTCCATCTGCTTTGGTGCTCTTCATCTTGCGAAAGTTGCCCCCAAGGCGTGTCTCAGATCAGTATTACCCTATCAGATGA
- the LOC126706813 gene encoding tobamovirus multiplication protein 1-like isoform X1 — MAWTPLRTKSFVVKDGEIIDNGGGVGLLFNWWDEIEESEQWQRGIYYALCVSYALVSFITLVQLLRIQLRVPEYGWTTQKVFHLMNFIVNGLRSVLFGLYKSVFLIRPKVLHMVLMELPTLLFFSTYTLLVLFWAEIYHQARSLPTNKLRPAYYVINGLIYIIQVCIWIFIRLSRSPVAVETAKLFFSVISFSVALGFLIYGGRLFVMLRHFPIESRGRQKKLYEVGFVTGICCTCFLIRCVMLAFSAFDKDTDFDILDHPILNLIYYLLVEIVPSALVLFILRKLPPRRVSDQYYPIR; from the exons ATGGCATGGACGCCTTTGAGAACAAAGAGTTTTGTGGTTAAAGATGGAGAGATCATTGAcaatggtggtggtgttgggttATTGTTTAATTGGTGGGATGAGATTGAGGAGTCAGAACAATGGCAAAGAGGCATTTACTATGCTTTATGTGTATCTTATGCCTTGGTCTCCTTCATTACCCTG GTACAACTATTGCGCATTCAATTAAGAGTACCAGAATATGGGTGGACAACACAAAAGGTTTTCCACTTGATGAATTTTATTGTGAATGGAT TGAGGTCTGTCCTCTTTGGTCTCTACAAAAGTGTGTTCCTTATTAGACCCAAG GTACTTCACATGGTGCTAATGGAACTTCCCACTCTTCTATTCTTTTCAACTTACACATTACTTGTTTTGTTCTGGGCCGAGATTTATCACCAG GCAAGAAGCCTACCGACTAATAAGCTTAGGCCAGCTTATTATGTAATAAATGGACTTATATACATCATACAG GTGTGCATCTGGATATTCATAAGATTAAGCAGAAGTCCTGTTGCAGTGGAAACAGCTAAACTCTTCTTTTCAG TTATTTCATTTTCTGTTGCTCTCGGATTCTTGATATATGGTGGGAG GCTATTTGTCATGCTAAGGCATTTCCCGATTGAGTCTAGAGGTCGTCAGAAAAAGCTATATGAG GTTGGCTTTGTCACAGGAATTTGTTGTACTTGTTTCTTGATAAGATGCGTTATG CTTGCTTTCTCAGCATTTGACAAGGATACAGATTTTGATATTCTGGATCATCCCATCCTGAACCTAATATATTACCTG TTGGTAGAGATTGTTCCATCTGCTTTGGTGCTCTTCATCTTGCGAAAGTTGCCCCCAAGGCGTGTCTCAGATCAGTATTACCCTATCAGATGA
- the LOC126706813 gene encoding tobamovirus multiplication protein 1-like isoform X3 gives MAKRHLLCFMCILCLGLLHYPGTTIAHSIKSTRIWVDNTKVRSVLFGLYKSVFLIRPKVLHMVLMELPTLLFFSTYTLLVLFWAEIYHQARSLPTNKLRPAYYVINGLIYIIQVCIWIFIRLSRSPVAVETAKLFFSVISFSVALGFLIYGGRLFVMLRHFPIESRGRQKKLYEVGFVTGICCTCFLIRCVMLAFSAFDKDTDFDILDHPILNLIYYLLVEIVPSALVLFILRKLPPRRVSDQYYPIR, from the exons ATGGCAAAGAGGCATTTACTATGCTTTATGTGTATCTTATGCCTTGGTCTCCTTCATTACCCTG GTACAACTATTGCGCATTCAATTAAGAGTACCAGAATATGGGTGGACAACACAAAAG TGAGGTCTGTCCTCTTTGGTCTCTACAAAAGTGTGTTCCTTATTAGACCCAAG GTACTTCACATGGTGCTAATGGAACTTCCCACTCTTCTATTCTTTTCAACTTACACATTACTTGTTTTGTTCTGGGCCGAGATTTATCACCAG GCAAGAAGCCTACCGACTAATAAGCTTAGGCCAGCTTATTATGTAATAAATGGACTTATATACATCATACAG GTGTGCATCTGGATATTCATAAGATTAAGCAGAAGTCCTGTTGCAGTGGAAACAGCTAAACTCTTCTTTTCAG TTATTTCATTTTCTGTTGCTCTCGGATTCTTGATATATGGTGGGAG GCTATTTGTCATGCTAAGGCATTTCCCGATTGAGTCTAGAGGTCGTCAGAAAAAGCTATATGAG GTTGGCTTTGTCACAGGAATTTGTTGTACTTGTTTCTTGATAAGATGCGTTATG CTTGCTTTCTCAGCATTTGACAAGGATACAGATTTTGATATTCTGGATCATCCCATCCTGAACCTAATATATTACCTG TTGGTAGAGATTGTTCCATCTGCTTTGGTGCTCTTCATCTTGCGAAAGTTGCCCCCAAGGCGTGTCTCAGATCAGTATTACCCTATCAGATGA